In Chryseobacterium gleum, a single genomic region encodes these proteins:
- a CDS encoding helix-turn-helix domain-containing protein, translated as MEISIVTKEDLKQLEKELLEEIKHLLENSTPIQKQWLRSSEVRKLLNISSGTLQTLRINGTLTYSKIGGSLFYSYKDIQKLLEQVTSH; from the coding sequence ATGGAAATATCTATTGTAACCAAAGAAGATCTTAAGCAGTTAGAAAAAGAACTGTTGGAAGAGATTAAACACCTGCTGGAAAATAGCACTCCAATACAAAAACAATGGCTTCGCAGCTCTGAGGTAAGAAAATTACTGAATATATCGTCCGGTACCTTACAAACTCTACGGATTAATGGTACTTTAACATATAGCAAGATCGGGGGCTCTCTGTTTTACAGCTACAAAGACATTCAAAAACTACTCGAACAGGTTACCAGCCATTAA
- a CDS encoding RteC domain-containing protein, whose product MNRQVFRKRIDQLWNSLMTSIDQINRSDLDIIFRAEEILMETDKSITSLKTLLQQYSFSDWSDEIYFFKNTKPQFVAIYIYYSKVLSIEASKPYADPQALRSYYESERAALLYFYNEQKEFISYYRRKSTFLDKKYFVRFKFDFKLKLSPELYNYDKEFCTSHDHIVAQIIANDLLDQYLMDKVSTKDKNDRLPISQVRKLEWTAPKVALIELLYALYQTKCFNGGQSDLAEIFRWAESSLNINLGNYHKTLSEIRLRKGERTKFISLLDKNLKHFLDDLDI is encoded by the coding sequence ATGAATCGACAAGTTTTTAGAAAAAGAATTGATCAATTATGGAACAGTTTAATGACGTCAATAGACCAGATTAACAGAAGTGACTTAGATATTATCTTTCGAGCTGAGGAAATTCTTATGGAGACGGATAAATCTATTACAAGTTTGAAAACATTGTTACAACAATACTCTTTTTCAGACTGGAGCGACGAAATCTATTTCTTTAAAAATACCAAACCACAGTTTGTAGCAATCTACATTTATTACTCTAAAGTTCTATCAATAGAAGCCTCAAAACCATATGCCGATCCGCAGGCATTAAGGTCATATTACGAAAGTGAGCGAGCTGCTTTATTATATTTTTATAATGAGCAAAAAGAATTTATCAGCTATTATCGCAGAAAATCAACGTTTCTTGATAAAAAGTATTTCGTACGTTTCAAATTTGACTTTAAATTAAAACTCAGTCCAGAATTATATAATTACGATAAGGAGTTCTGCACATCACACGACCATATCGTTGCACAAATTATTGCAAATGACCTCTTAGATCAATATCTAATGGACAAGGTGAGTACAAAAGATAAAAACGACAGATTACCCATAAGTCAAGTCAGGAAACTAGAATGGACAGCTCCTAAAGTTGCCTTGATTGAATTGCTATATGCGCTTTATCAAACGAAGTGTTTTAACGGTGGTCAGTCAGATCTCGCGGAAATCTTTAGGTGGGCAGAGAGCTCATTAAACATTAACTTAGGTAATTACCATAAGACTTTAAGTGAAATTCGGTTACGAAAAGGGGAAAGAACTAAATTTATATCTTTACTAGACAAGAATTTGAAACATTTTCTTGATGATCTGGATATTTAA